In a genomic window of Gloeocapsopsis dulcis:
- a CDS encoding type I secretion system permease/ATPase, with amino-acid sequence MITTNEIKNLMWDKAPLSYLSSEEQVQFQHQAETRSYILGEIIWSTDGENKIRGSGSQILILSGKVRLVPEQGESVILQRGDWVGDLLELSGAWKARASSRDVVVLQWKADFWTTVSSPHVQQFWAEARSRYQPQQEPQPQPILGYPFISSLNTAAACLTMVTQHLQNPAQLEWVQRQVRGQSPKYVVEAAEKVGLQLQKIQVNWSDLRKLSFPALLHWQQESWVVVYGVKGDRLIIANPLNPSQTCESVPREIVETSWNGQLWQIELIQKRDKFNLSWFLPAVWRYRKLLGEVLLASFTLQLFGLATPVITQVIIDKVLVQESLSTLDVMAIALLAIALFEAILGILRIFIFTHTARRLDLSLSAQVFRHLMRLPLAYFESRRVGDTAARVQELQNIREFLTGTTLTVVLDSLFVVMYLALMFYYSVPLTWVALAVIPLFALLILLSTPILRKWLDEAFNQSADSQSFLVETITGIHSVKAHGAERTSRERWEGLFARYIRTNFKASTASKITGNIGTFLTSFSYLLILWFGAKLAINQQLTVGQLVAFQMLSARVTGPLLRLVQLWQNLQQVLLSVDRLGDVLNVAPEAEPGSGLVLPALQGQVTFDQVFFRYRPNQEPILRGISFNVQPGMFVGIVGRSGSGKSTLSKLLQRLYLPESGRILIDGFDIKSADIASLRQQISVVLQEDFLFNGTILENITLGNPEITAEEVVKAARMAVAHDFVSELSQGYETSIGERGTGLSGGQRQRIALARLFLSQAPLMILDEATTALDSETEQQVLQNIQSLAKNRTIFMIAHRFEPLKKADLILVLERGVLMEQGTHTELMQKKGLYWSLYQRQQNI; translated from the coding sequence ATGATTACGACAAATGAGATTAAAAACTTGATGTGGGATAAAGCTCCCTTATCATATTTAAGCTCTGAAGAACAGGTTCAGTTTCAACACCAAGCTGAAACACGTAGCTACATCCTTGGTGAAATTATTTGGTCTACCGATGGTGAAAACAAAATTAGAGGTTCTGGAAGTCAAATTCTGATTCTTTCTGGCAAGGTGCGCCTTGTTCCTGAACAAGGAGAATCGGTTATTCTGCAACGAGGGGACTGGGTAGGTGATTTATTAGAGCTTTCAGGAGCATGGAAAGCGAGAGCATCAAGTCGAGATGTTGTTGTTTTACAATGGAAGGCAGATTTTTGGACAACAGTTTCATCTCCCCATGTGCAACAATTTTGGGCAGAAGCACGATCGCGCTATCAACCTCAGCAAGAACCGCAACCCCAGCCGATATTAGGTTATCCTTTCATTTCGAGTTTAAATACCGCTGCTGCTTGTCTCACAATGGTGACACAACACCTGCAAAACCCTGCGCAGTTGGAATGGGTACAACGGCAAGTACGAGGACAAAGCCCTAAATATGTTGTTGAAGCAGCAGAAAAAGTAGGATTGCAATTACAAAAAATCCAAGTAAATTGGAGTGACTTACGCAAATTATCTTTTCCGGCATTGCTGCACTGGCAACAAGAATCATGGGTCGTAGTCTATGGTGTCAAAGGCGATCGCCTGATTATTGCCAATCCGCTCAATCCTAGTCAGACATGTGAAAGCGTTCCGCGAGAAATAGTAGAAACCTCATGGAACGGGCAACTTTGGCAAATTGAACTGATTCAAAAACGCGATAAGTTCAACCTTAGTTGGTTTTTGCCTGCGGTGTGGCGCTATCGCAAGTTATTAGGAGAAGTCCTTTTAGCTTCATTTACATTACAACTCTTTGGCTTAGCCACCCCAGTGATCACCCAGGTGATTATTGATAAAGTTTTGGTGCAAGAAAGCCTATCTACCTTAGATGTCATGGCGATCGCCCTATTAGCGATCGCATTATTTGAGGCAATTTTAGGTATTTTACGGATCTTTATCTTTACTCACACTGCACGCCGACTGGATTTAAGCTTATCGGCTCAAGTCTTTCGTCATTTGATGCGCTTACCGCTGGCGTATTTTGAATCTCGAAGAGTGGGAGATACTGCAGCCCGAGTGCAAGAACTCCAAAATATTCGCGAGTTTCTCACGGGTACGACTTTAACAGTGGTTCTTGATAGCTTATTTGTGGTGATGTACTTAGCACTGATGTTTTACTACAGTGTTCCACTCACCTGGGTAGCGTTGGCAGTGATTCCCCTTTTCGCTCTATTGATTTTGCTATCTACTCCCATTCTCCGGAAGTGGCTTGATGAAGCCTTCAATCAAAGTGCTGATAGCCAATCTTTTTTAGTTGAAACGATTACAGGAATTCATTCAGTAAAAGCACATGGCGCAGAACGAACTTCCCGCGAACGTTGGGAAGGACTTTTTGCCCGCTATATTCGGACTAACTTCAAAGCCTCAACTGCTTCCAAAATCACCGGTAATATCGGCACATTTCTCACAAGTTTTTCCTATCTCCTTATTCTGTGGTTTGGGGCAAAATTAGCCATAAACCAGCAACTTACCGTAGGACAATTGGTAGCATTTCAGATGCTATCTGCCAGAGTCACAGGTCCATTATTACGCTTGGTACAACTGTGGCAAAACTTACAGCAAGTGCTTCTTTCAGTGGATCGCTTGGGAGATGTCCTGAATGTTGCCCCAGAAGCTGAACCTGGTTCTGGCTTAGTTTTACCAGCACTGCAAGGACAAGTTACTTTTGACCAAGTGTTTTTCCGTTACCGCCCCAATCAAGAACCAATTTTGCGCGGAATTTCATTTAATGTTCAGCCAGGAATGTTTGTTGGTATCGTCGGGCGTAGTGGTTCAGGCAAAAGCACCCTCTCTAAATTATTACAGCGACTTTATCTTCCCGAATCTGGTCGCATCCTGATTGACGGCTTTGATATCAAAAGTGCTGATATTGCTTCTTTACGTCAACAAATCAGTGTAGTTCTCCAAGAAGACTTTTTGTTTAATGGCACGATTTTGGAGAATATTACTTTAGGTAATCCTGAGATTACTGCGGAAGAAGTCGTAAAAGCAGCACGGATGGCAGTCGCACACGATTTTGTCAGTGAATTATCGCAAGGATACGAAACCTCAATTGGCGAACGCGGTACAGGACTTTCTGGAGGACAACGACAACGAATTGCTTTAGCGCGGTTATTTTTATCGCAAGCCCCGCTCATGATTTTAGATGAAGCGACTACTGCGTTAGATAGTGAAACCGAACAGCAAGTTTTACAAAATATTCAAAGTCTAGCAAAGAATCGGACTATCTTTATGATTGCCCACCGCTTTGAACCGCTTAAAAAAGCTGATTTGATCTTGGTATTAGAAAGAGGCGTACTAATGGAGCAAGGGACACATACTGAATTAATGCAGAAGAAAGGATTGTACTGGTCACTATACCAACGTCAACAAAATATCTGA
- a CDS encoding malectin domain-containing carbohydrate-binding protein → MYDLSLLNLDTASSSLVLTATQGSNAAANNLKNALQVAVDTITQPFRISTRIKVWDPANPSEWREVASLPKARSHISTATFVMNGKIIVAGGETAHEKFMADVTAYDPLSNSWQELTPLPQARLAGVAASFGNKILFTGGHPAFSATSFQGSPVIQNRQQNALYRINVGSSTPYTDSQGNVWSGDSGLFNPQSAIALNGGPVNPTPAIANTQDDTLYQSFRGKVGDNNTPISSRVLSLNLPISTPQSVDVKLHFAELYYGAPGRAAGGAGKRVFDVIAEGQTVLNNFDIFAASGGALQAVMVPIHGIQVNDGTLNLQFKAEQDFASIAAIEVLSAAS, encoded by the coding sequence ATGTATGACCTAAGTCTGCTCAATCTCGATACCGCCAGCAGTAGCTTAGTGCTAACCGCAACCCAAGGCAGCAATGCCGCAGCAAACAACCTGAAAAACGCCCTGCAAGTAGCAGTAGACACCATAACCCAACCATTTCGCATCAGTACGCGCATCAAAGTATGGGACCCTGCTAATCCTAGCGAGTGGAGAGAAGTTGCTAGTTTACCCAAAGCGCGATCGCATATTTCCACTGCCACATTTGTGATGAATGGCAAGATTATTGTGGCTGGTGGTGAAACTGCTCACGAAAAATTTATGGCAGATGTCACAGCATACGATCCTCTGTCAAATTCTTGGCAAGAATTGACACCTTTACCACAAGCACGGCTGGCAGGTGTTGCTGCTAGTTTTGGCAACAAAATTCTCTTTACAGGCGGTCATCCAGCTTTTAGCGCTACATCTTTCCAAGGCTCACCTGTCATTCAGAATCGGCAACAAAATGCTCTTTATCGGATAAATGTAGGTAGTAGCACACCATACACCGATAGTCAAGGCAATGTCTGGTCAGGCGATAGTGGACTATTTAACCCCCAAAGCGCGATCGCACTCAATGGTGGTCCAGTCAATCCAACTCCAGCGATCGCCAACACACAAGACGACACACTCTATCAAAGTTTTCGCGGCAAAGTAGGAGACAATAACACCCCCATCTCATCGCGGGTGTTGTCGTTGAACTTACCTATTAGTACGCCACAAAGTGTGGATGTCAAGTTGCATTTTGCTGAATTGTACTATGGCGCACCAGGACGAGCAGCAGGGGGTGCAGGCAAACGAGTTTTTGATGTGATTGCGGAGGGTCAAACAGTCCTGAATAATTTTGACATTTTTGCGGCGAGCGGTGGCGCGCTCCAGGCAGTTATGGTGCCGATTCATGGCATTCAAGTCAATGATGGAACGCTGAATTTGCAATTTAAAGCTGAACAAGACTTTGCCTCAATTGCCGCTATTGAGGTTTTAAGTGCAGCTAGTTAG
- a CDS encoding PQQ-dependent sugar dehydrogenase produces MLNLDFSFAIPNTVVDKDGQGTGFTSVEPNNSGDQYQPSQIDLDTTAKKLTLTATQGSSAWANNSLKNALQRGIDDTKPFTISTRLQGSSTKFTTAFQQGGIFFGSDQDNYVKLVLINTGGSNGLRLQFFKEENGVGSSIGEITNLNWGNINTLDLYLTGDPNSRTFKAAYRVNSNTAPATVVNQPATIKANTPFFIANSGNTSAGILASTSNAPNVAVAFDQFGIAQEIKINFQPNNANLPSGYVKDNGAGFNNVRGYGWVRSGTSTPLNIGQLARDRNLPGVDQRLDTLLHMQYPNNPAAAWEMAVPNGLYSVSVSVGDGPNANGVYDSKHTIRVEGVTAIDKFQSTGLQEYKLETVRVNVNDGRLTIDAIGGTNTKINFIEIFNITPGKHPNVTGFAVDRDAQGRAYLNTSINVDVALARAGIGVEANSLSTSTVKLYRTKDGQQVAGLVGTSGGNDVIVYQPNQNLTPNTNYTFVVTNNVKDESGTSFNTSSFTFNTGNAITNPTDTRVNFTKQSVYQGAPLASLTVGPDGKLYAAGLDGKIRRWNINAGSGQLSNLQTFAPAKLDGRAIVGIAFDPNNSNNLWISHNDPLFPQPAKDFTGAISKLVLNSNSNSFNANVQDYVVGLPRSAKDHLSNSLAFGADGKLYMTQGSNSALGAPDTAWANRPERLLTAAVLQIDPYRNAPTGGFNVQTENHGGKPGNYNPFAINAPVKIYATGLRNAYDLVWHSNGSLYVPTNGSGANGNTPDNPNTRVNEALQGVAAQNDYLYRVVQGGYYGHPNPKRGEYILNGGNPTNGVDPAEVVRVVDPETKVVYAGYPVGVQPDPNYRGFAYDFGRNKSPNGVIEYQSNTFGGALKNKLLVTQYSGGKDILALEPGANGNVPRGNVTRITSGLNDPLDLIEDTRTNAGNLYVAELIRGGVAGQISLLKVS; encoded by the coding sequence ATGCTAAACCTTGATTTTTCTTTCGCGATTCCTAACACAGTTGTAGATAAAGATGGTCAAGGCACCGGATTTACATCGGTAGAGCCTAACAATAGTGGGGATCAATATCAACCAAGTCAAATTGATCTCGACACAACCGCTAAAAAGCTTACTCTAACTGCAACACAGGGTAGTAGTGCTTGGGCAAATAATTCACTGAAAAACGCACTACAGCGCGGGATTGATGACACAAAACCGTTCACAATCAGCACGCGGTTACAAGGATCGTCCACTAAATTTACAACTGCCTTTCAACAAGGTGGCATTTTTTTTGGTTCGGATCAAGATAATTACGTCAAGCTTGTCTTAATTAATACTGGTGGTTCAAATGGCTTGAGGCTTCAGTTTTTCAAAGAAGAAAATGGAGTAGGCTCAAGCATTGGAGAAATCACTAATCTTAATTGGGGCAATATTAATACGCTAGATCTGTATCTCACAGGAGATCCTAATTCAAGAACATTTAAGGCAGCTTACCGGGTTAACTCAAATACGGCACCAGCTACTGTCGTCAATCAGCCTGCCACAATCAAGGCAAATACACCTTTTTTTATTGCCAATTCTGGTAACACTAGTGCTGGTATCTTAGCTTCTACAAGCAATGCGCCCAATGTCGCGGTTGCGTTTGATCAGTTTGGCATTGCTCAAGAGATCAAAATCAACTTTCAACCTAATAACGCGAATCTACCATCAGGTTATGTCAAAGACAATGGAGCAGGATTCAATAACGTTCGTGGCTATGGTTGGGTTAGAAGTGGAACAAGCACACCTTTAAACATTGGGCAACTTGCCCGCGATCGCAATCTACCTGGAGTAGATCAACGCCTTGATACCTTACTGCATATGCAGTATCCTAATAACCCTGCAGCAGCTTGGGAAATGGCAGTGCCGAATGGGCTGTATAGCGTGAGCGTCAGCGTTGGTGATGGACCAAACGCCAATGGAGTTTATGACAGCAAGCATACGATTCGCGTTGAAGGTGTGACTGCAATTGATAAATTCCAGAGCACTGGGCTGCAAGAATACAAGTTAGAAACCGTCAGAGTTAATGTCAACGATGGTAGGTTGACAATCGATGCGATCGGTGGAACCAACACCAAAATTAACTTCATCGAAATCTTTAACATCACGCCAGGAAAACACCCTAACGTTACAGGATTTGCAGTTGATCGCGATGCACAAGGTAGAGCATATCTCAACACATCGATTAATGTGGATGTGGCGCTGGCACGTGCAGGTATAGGTGTTGAGGCTAATAGCTTAAGTACATCAACTGTCAAACTATATCGTACAAAAGACGGTCAACAAGTTGCTGGGCTTGTGGGAACGAGTGGTGGTAATGATGTTATTGTCTACCAACCTAATCAGAATTTAACCCCCAATACTAACTACACCTTCGTTGTTACGAACAACGTCAAAGATGAGTCGGGTACAAGCTTCAACACGAGTAGCTTCACATTTAATACGGGAAATGCGATTACCAATCCAACTGACACCCGAGTCAACTTTACAAAACAATCTGTATACCAAGGTGCTCCACTGGCAAGTTTAACTGTTGGTCCTGATGGCAAATTATACGCTGCTGGACTCGATGGCAAAATCCGCCGTTGGAACATTAATGCAGGTTCGGGTCAGTTATCTAATTTACAAACTTTTGCTCCAGCGAAGCTAGATGGTCGAGCAATTGTTGGGATTGCCTTCGACCCCAACAACTCCAATAACCTGTGGATTTCGCATAACGACCCACTTTTCCCTCAACCAGCAAAAGACTTTACAGGGGCAATCTCCAAGCTGGTTCTCAACTCCAATTCAAACTCTTTCAATGCTAATGTCCAAGACTACGTTGTAGGTTTACCTCGCTCAGCTAAAGATCACCTCAGCAACAGTCTAGCGTTTGGTGCAGACGGTAAGCTTTACATGACCCAAGGTAGTAACAGTGCATTAGGTGCGCCAGATACGGCTTGGGCAAATCGACCTGAACGATTACTCACTGCTGCAGTTTTGCAAATTGATCCCTACAGAAATGCACCTACTGGTGGCTTCAATGTCCAAACCGAAAACCACGGTGGTAAGCCAGGGAACTACAATCCCTTTGCCATTAATGCACCAGTCAAAATTTATGCCACTGGTCTGCGTAATGCATATGACTTAGTTTGGCATAGCAACGGTAGCTTATACGTGCCGACAAATGGTAGTGGGGCTAATGGTAATACTCCAGATAACCCGAACACTCGAGTAAATGAAGCATTGCAAGGAGTTGCTGCTCAAAATGACTACTTATACAGAGTAGTCCAGGGCGGTTACTACGGTCATCCGAATCCCAAACGTGGAGAGTACATTCTCAATGGTGGTAATCCCACAAATGGCGTCGATCCAGCTGAGGTAGTTAGAGTCGTCGATCCTGAAACCAAGGTTGTCTATGCCGGTTATCCTGTCGGTGTCCAGCCAGATCCCAACTATCGAGGCTTTGCTTACGATTTCGGACGCAACAAATCACCCAATGGTGTTATCGAATATCAGAGTAATACTTTTGGAGGTGCTTTGAAAAACAAGCTACTCGTCACACAGTACAGCGGCGGCAAAGATATTTTGGCACTAGAACCAGGTGCAAACGGCAACGTTCCTAGGGGAAATGTGACTCGCATTACATCTGGGTTAAACGATCCCTTGGATTTGATAGAAGATACAAGAACAAATGCTGGCAACTTGTATGTTGCAGAACTCATTAGGGGCGGTGTTGCAGGACAGATTTCACTGTTGAAGGTAAGTTAG
- a CDS encoding malectin domain-containing carbohydrate-binding protein has product MATDLLSSNPTTNLNTNNQNTGYSSLQASTLDPYGFNSFNQSAVGGSSSLQVLTPDANIVSNRMVFGTVAGEVRTPKTLTLSNTGSTPLTVTLNLGDSQEKSNAVRLVDHQRASDFQILDAPTGQPFTLGANETRNIQMQFAPQRTARVSTTPITHTFQGENYASLTINTNGQPAKTVNLAGLNTANYEANREPSLAEITRIFGWTTNIGTENIILGGQKSLLGDEVFSPYWVRADNTQPVQLWPIAIYSGPTDGPHDPIRFEAKPGSGGRSSFIYQHAGRLQADNVLGSNDLSGGENQKLLPKVLSGGVNTTPGIGNVSFTPNSPFALNRSLNSATTQGAWTDYTQNLPDQTHNWRIYPVRDAQGTLIPHTWLAASDPGNSLSGTGKNFDYNDDVYLMVNARPENSALDPSVGGRFPGSPDLQFYFGKTYENVFPNGLKDKNGNNIGFTSTQLNKHDTFTSIGSYNPNLLNLDTSGPGTLKITTTGGSNGSKDNTLINGLQTIFDGRASKSVISSKLLGPFNNIQAGYQQAGIMLGPDQDNYIKVVAIASNNNQLGIQFYQENNGVGQTIGTAAIPNRGSLQSLELKLFTNPQTGTVRAGYSVGNNNNVILLPGVVSLKGGQIGSYFAAQSKAGLIATNKGSIPFTATFDNFLISSNETTAQRQALHRINVGTSSSYTSPNGFVWNQDTNLFNPSNAVPESTLGTPDIKNTAIDPVYRSYRAKIGDGSVPLSSRLLSFALPVQAGNVDLRLHFSENYWGAPNRGPGGVGKRVFDVIVENQTVLHNFDITAASGGALTAVRVPIEGIQVNDGQLNIQLKAKSDFGAISAIEVFRSA; this is encoded by the coding sequence ATGGCGACTGATCTCCTGAGTTCCAACCCAACCACTAACCTAAATACCAATAATCAAAACACTGGCTACAGCAGTCTGCAAGCGAGTACGCTAGATCCCTACGGCTTTAACAGCTTCAACCAAAGTGCTGTTGGTGGTAGTAGTAGCCTGCAAGTTCTTACCCCAGATGCCAATATTGTCTCAAACCGGATGGTATTTGGTACTGTTGCCGGAGAAGTAAGAACACCAAAAACACTGACACTGAGTAATACAGGAAGTACTCCACTGACAGTTACGCTCAACCTTGGCGATTCACAAGAAAAGAGCAATGCTGTCAGGCTAGTAGATCATCAACGGGCTAGTGATTTTCAAATTCTTGATGCTCCTACAGGACAACCATTTACACTTGGAGCTAACGAAACCCGTAATATTCAGATGCAGTTTGCTCCACAGCGCACAGCACGAGTCAGTACTACCCCAATTACCCATACTTTCCAGGGTGAAAACTATGCGTCGCTGACAATTAATACCAATGGTCAACCAGCAAAAACAGTAAATCTTGCGGGGCTTAACACAGCTAACTACGAAGCTAATCGAGAACCTTCGCTCGCAGAAATCACTCGTATTTTCGGGTGGACTACAAATATAGGTACCGAAAACATCATTTTAGGTGGTCAAAAAAGTCTACTTGGTGATGAAGTTTTCTCTCCCTACTGGGTACGGGCTGATAACACCCAACCAGTTCAATTGTGGCCCATAGCTATTTACAGTGGTCCTACAGATGGTCCTCACGATCCAATCAGATTTGAGGCAAAACCTGGTAGCGGTGGTAGAAGCAGTTTTATTTATCAACACGCAGGTCGGCTCCAAGCTGATAACGTACTTGGGAGTAACGATCTGAGTGGTGGTGAAAACCAAAAGCTGCTCCCCAAAGTTCTATCTGGCGGGGTAAACACAACTCCTGGCATTGGTAATGTTAGCTTTACTCCAAATAGTCCCTTTGCCCTCAATCGCAGCTTGAATTCGGCAACCACGCAGGGTGCTTGGACAGATTACACGCAAAACCTTCCCGATCAAACACATAACTGGCGAATCTATCCAGTTCGCGATGCTCAAGGTACGCTGATTCCACACACTTGGCTAGCCGCTTCCGATCCTGGCAATAGCCTGAGCGGTACAGGCAAAAACTTTGACTACAATGATGACGTTTACTTAATGGTAAACGCTAGACCCGAAAACTCAGCACTAGATCCATCAGTGGGTGGTAGATTCCCTGGTTCGCCAGACTTGCAGTTTTACTTTGGTAAAACTTATGAGAATGTCTTTCCGAACGGTTTGAAAGACAAAAATGGCAACAATATTGGCTTTACAAGTACGCAACTGAACAAACATGACACTTTTACGTCAATCGGTTCCTACAATCCAAACTTGCTTAACCTTGATACAAGTGGTCCAGGAACGCTGAAAATTACGACAACTGGCGGTAGCAATGGTAGCAAAGATAATACACTGATAAACGGCTTGCAAACGATCTTTGATGGTAGAGCCAGCAAATCAGTGATTAGTTCTAAACTATTGGGTCCATTTAATAATATTCAGGCAGGATACCAGCAAGCGGGCATTATGTTAGGTCCCGATCAAGACAACTATATCAAAGTAGTTGCGATCGCCAGTAATAACAATCAACTAGGAATCCAGTTTTACCAAGAAAACAATGGAGTAGGGCAGACAATAGGTACAGCAGCAATTCCTAATCGTGGAAGTTTGCAGTCTTTAGAACTGAAGTTGTTTACTAATCCTCAAACTGGAACGGTTCGCGCTGGCTATAGTGTTGGCAACAACAATAATGTCATTCTCTTGCCTGGCGTAGTATCGCTCAAAGGTGGTCAAATTGGTAGCTATTTTGCTGCTCAAAGTAAAGCTGGACTGATTGCTACCAATAAAGGATCAATACCATTTACAGCTACTTTCGATAACTTCTTGATTTCATCGAACGAAACAACAGCACAACGGCAAGCTTTACATCGGATCAATGTCGGTACCAGTTCCTCCTATACCAGTCCTAATGGGTTTGTGTGGAATCAAGATACAAACTTGTTCAATCCATCAAACGCAGTTCCAGAAAGTACACTCGGCACTCCTGACATTAAAAATACAGCAATTGACCCAGTGTATCGCTCGTATCGAGCCAAAATTGGTGACGGTTCTGTGCCGTTATCTTCTCGCTTGCTATCCTTTGCACTACCTGTTCAAGCAGGCAACGTCGATCTACGACTGCACTTCTCTGAAAACTATTGGGGTGCGCCAAATCGCGGTCCTGGTGGTGTCGGTAAGCGCGTATTTGATGTCATTGTTGAGAATCAAACTGTTCTACACAACTTTGATATTACAGCGGCATCTGGTGGTGCTTTAACTGCTGTCAGAGTACCTATTGAAGGAATACAAGTTAATGATGGACAGTTAAATATTCAACTCAAAGCAAAATCTGACTTTGGTGCTATTTCTGCAATCGAAGTTTTTCGTTCGGCTTAA
- a CDS encoding Kelch repeat-containing protein gives MPTYLSLDFSTPVPGTVADKNGLGTGFSSVQANSTGDAYDLSLLNLDTASSSLVLTATQGSNAAANNLKNALQVAVDTITQPFRISTRIKGPVTNLNAAYKQGGIFVGADQDNYAKLVVVNDGKDLKLQFYKEQNGIGSSIGEIKGLNWAGINTLDLYLTGDAQSNTLNAAYRVNSNTALPSALQQVQIGAGAASFFANSATSRAGILAFTGQSKKVDVKFDYFGVNSLGSANPDFNQINWSNVKPSPLGRTESSGIVANDKLYIFGGYIDNTYTPTKQSHVYNPEINTWQRIADLPTAISHAGIAVAGNNIYLAGGYPGKEPKGQTFATNEVWRYNTVQNKWFAMPSLPAARGSGELAVLNGRLHFFGGVNASRIDQGSHWVLPLNGGQWTSLAPLPNPRSHMADAVVGGKLYAIGGQVGKEHEGAQATVNVYHPATNTWKSAKSLPQALSHISASTFVMDGKIIVAGGMLANGTDISEVKAYDPLANSWSTLSPILGSRSSGVAGRIGNNIFFATGASPGFSATTFKGVPVKNQVVTNNAQALYRINVGSSTPYTDSQGNVWSGDSGLFNPQSAIALNGGPVNPTPAIANTVDDTLYQSFRGKVGDNNTPISSRVLSLNLPISTPQSVDVKLHFAELYYGAPGRAAGGAGKRVFDVIAEGQTVLNNFDIFAASGGALQAVVVPIHGIQVNNGTLNLQFKAEQDFASIAAIEVLAAT, from the coding sequence GTGCCTACGTATTTAAGCTTAGATTTTTCAACACCAGTACCAGGAACAGTAGCAGACAAAAACGGACTAGGAACAGGGTTTAGCTCAGTACAAGCAAACAGCACAGGTGATGCCTATGACCTAAGTCTGCTCAATCTCGATACCGCCAGCAGTAGCTTAGTGCTAACCGCAACCCAAGGCAGCAATGCCGCAGCAAACAACCTGAAAAACGCCCTGCAAGTAGCAGTAGACACCATAACCCAACCATTTCGCATCAGTACGCGCATCAAAGGACCAGTGACAAACCTCAATGCAGCGTACAAGCAAGGTGGCATCTTTGTCGGAGCAGATCAAGACAACTATGCCAAGTTAGTTGTCGTCAACGATGGCAAAGACTTGAAGCTACAGTTCTACAAAGAACAAAATGGCATCGGAAGCAGTATTGGTGAAATCAAAGGCTTGAATTGGGCAGGCATCAATACTCTAGACTTATACCTGACAGGCGACGCGCAATCTAACACACTCAATGCTGCTTATCGGGTGAACTCGAACACAGCACTGCCTAGTGCACTACAGCAGGTGCAAATTGGTGCGGGTGCAGCGTCATTTTTTGCCAATAGTGCCACATCCCGTGCCGGCATCCTAGCATTTACGGGTCAGTCGAAAAAAGTGGATGTCAAATTTGACTATTTTGGGGTTAATTCTCTTGGTAGTGCCAACCCTGACTTTAATCAAATTAACTGGAGTAATGTTAAACCATCACCACTTGGTCGCACTGAGTCTTCAGGTATTGTAGCCAACGATAAGCTATATATATTTGGCGGATATATTGATAACACTTACACTCCGACCAAGCAATCGCACGTTTATAATCCTGAAATAAATACGTGGCAACGAATAGCAGATTTGCCCACAGCGATTAGTCATGCAGGGATTGCTGTTGCAGGAAACAATATTTATCTGGCTGGTGGCTACCCAGGGAAAGAACCAAAAGGACAAACCTTTGCAACAAATGAAGTGTGGCGGTATAACACTGTCCAAAACAAATGGTTTGCAATGCCATCTTTACCTGCAGCTAGAGGATCTGGTGAGTTAGCAGTTCTTAATGGCAGACTGCACTTCTTTGGCGGTGTGAATGCCAGCAGAATTGACCAAGGTAGTCACTGGGTTTTACCCCTCAATGGTGGTCAATGGACTAGCCTAGCTCCATTACCTAATCCTCGTAGCCACATGGCAGATGCGGTAGTTGGTGGAAAACTCTATGCTATTGGCGGTCAAGTTGGCAAAGAACACGAGGGTGCTCAAGCTACTGTGAATGTCTATCATCCAGCAACGAATACTTGGAAGTCAGCAAAAAGCTTACCTCAAGCGCTATCACATATTTCTGCTTCCACGTTTGTGATGGATGGCAAAATTATTGTGGCAGGAGGGATGCTTGCTAATGGTACTGATATCAGTGAAGTAAAAGCTTACGACCCACTAGCTAATTCTTGGTCTACATTATCGCCTATTCTTGGATCAAGATCTTCAGGAGTTGCTGGGCGAATTGGCAACAACATATTTTTTGCTACTGGTGCTTCCCCAGGGTTCTCTGCAACTACATTCAAAGGAGTACCAGTCAAAAACCAAGTTGTAACGAATAATGCACAAGCACTATATCGGATAAATGTAGGTAGTAGCACACCATACACCGATAGTCAAGGCAATGTCTGGTCAGGCGATAGTGGACTATTTAACCCCCAAAGCGCGATCGCACTCAATGGTGGTCCAGTCAATCCAACTCCAGCGATCGCTAACACGGTAGACGACACACTCTATCAAAGCTTTCGCGGCAAAGTAGGAGACAATAACACCCCCATCTCATCGCGGGTGTTGTCGTTGAACTTACCTATTAGTACGCCACAAAGTGTGGATGTCAAGTTGCATTTTGCTGAATTGTACTATGGCGCACCAGGACGAGCAGCAGGGGGTGCAGGCAAACGAGTTTTTGATGTGATTGCGGAGGGTCAAACAGTCCTGAATAATTTTGACATTTTTGCGGCGAGCGGTGGCGCGCTCCAGGCAGTTGTGGTGCCGATTCATGGCATTCAAGTCAATAATGGAACGCTGAATTTGCAATTTAAAGCTGAACAAGACTTTGCCTCAATTGCCGCTATTGAGGTTCTTGCAGCAACCTAA